GTACAGCCGTAACGTCGGCCCGAACATCGATGCCTGGTCGGACTTCCAGCCACTGGGCGTGGTTGCCGGTATCACCCCGTTCAACTTCCCGGCCATGGTGCCGCTGTGGATGTATCCGCTGGCCATCGCTTGTGGCAACGCCTTCATTCTCAAGCCTTCCGAGCGCGATCCGAGTTCCACGCTGTTCATTGCCCAGTTGCTGCTGGAGGCGGGTCTGCCGAAGGGCATCCTCAATGTCGTGCATGGCGACAAGGAGGCCGTCGACGCGCTGATCGAGGCGCCAGAGGTCAAAGCACTGAGCTTTGTCGGCTCGACCCCGATTGCCGAGTACATCTATGCCGAGGGTACCAAGCGCGGTAAGCGCGTCCAGGCGCTGGGTGGTGCGAAGAACCATGCGGTACTGATGCCGGATGCCGATCTGGATAACGCGGTCAGTGCATTGATGGGGGCGGCCTACGGTTCCTGCGGTGAGCGCTGCATGGCAATTTCGGTGGCTGTGTGTGTGGGCGACCAGGTGGCCGATGCGTTGATTGCCAAGCTGGAGCCGCAGATCAATGCGCTGAAGATTGGTGCTGGCACTTCCTGCGGGCTGGACATGGGGCCGCTGGTGACTGCCGCTGCCCGTGACAAGGTGGTTGGCTATATCGACGACGGCGTTGCGGCTGGCGCCAAGCTGGTGGTCGATGGTCGTGGTTATCGCGTGGCAGGTAACGAGGATGGCTACTTTGTCGGCGGCACGCTGTTCGACAACGTTACGCCTGAGATGCGCATCTATAAGGAAGAGATCTTCGGGCCGGTGCTGTGCGTTGTTCGTGTGAACAGCCTGGAGCAGGCGATGCAGTTGATCAACGAGCATGAATACGGCAACGGTACCTGCATCTTCACCCGTGACGGTGAGGCGGCTCGGTTGTTCTGCGACGAGATCGAAGTGGGCATGGTGGGGGTGAACGTGCCGCTGCCGGTGCCGGTGGCCTATCACAGCTTTGGTGGTTGGAAGCGTTCGCTGTTTGGCGACCTGCATGCCTATGGTCCGGATGGGGTGCGCTTCTATACCCGGCGCAAGGCGATTACCCAGCGCTGGCCGCAGCGTGCCAGCCATGAGGCTTCGCAGTTTGCGTTTCCTAGCCTTTAAGGGTTAGAGGAAAGCGGGGAGGCCGGTAGGTCTCCCCGCTTTGTTTTTGGGGCCTCTTATATAGATAGTGTTGTGGCTGGTGGGTGTCTGTCTTTAGATTGTGTTGGCCTTGAGAGGTGCCTGCCTTGGTTTCTCCAGCGCTCGATCCCAAGGGCGGTGCAGGTGCTGAGCGCACGCCCGGCAGCCGTGATGCGATCATTTCGCTAATTATTTGAAAATATTGAAATTAAGGGTTGACGGGGTTTCAGATCCCCTTATAATGCGCCCCACTTCCAGCGACAACGGAACGCGAAACTCCTTGAGAATCAACGAGTTAAGCGAGTTCGAAGGTGCTGGAAGGGCTTCGGTTTCACATCGAAAGCGGTGAAAAAGGTGGTTGACAGCAAGTTGTAACGCTGTATGATTCGCCTCCCGCTACGAGAGATCGCAGCGAGTTAAGCGGTTGAGGTTGAACGAAAAACTTCGAAAATAACGCTTGACACGAAATGAGGTTAGCGTAGAATGCGCGCCTCGGTTGAGACGAAGCGCTCTTAACCAATCGCTCTTTAACAAATTGAATCAAGCAATTCGTGTGGGTGCTTGTGAGTACGGACTGATAGTCACCAAGATTATCAGCATCACAAGTGGCCATGCGAGAAATCACATAGTCATTTGAGATTGCTGAGCCAAGTTTAGGGTTTCTTAAAAACCCAAGCAGTATTGAACTGAAGAGTTTGATCATGGCTCAGATTGAACGCTGGCGGCAGGCCTAACACATGCAAGTCGAGCGGATGACGGGAGCTTGCTCCTTGATTCAGCGGCGGACGGGTGAGTAATGCCTAGGAATCTGCCTGGTAGTGGGGGACAACGTTTCGAAAGGAACGCTAATACCGCATACGTCCTACGGGAGAAAGCAGGGGACCTTCGGGCCTTGCGCTATCAGATGAGCCTAGGTCGGATTAGCTAGTTGGTGGGGTAATGGCTCACCAAGGCGACGATCCGTAACTGGTCTGAGAGGATGATCAGTCACACTGGAACTGAGACACGGTCCAGACTCCTACGGGAGGCAGCAGTGGGGAATATTGGACAATGGGCGAAAGCCTGATCCAGCCATGCCGCGTGTGTGAAGAAGGTCTTCGGATTGTAAAGCACTTTAAGTTGGGAGGAAGGGCAGTAAGTTAATACCTTGCTGTTTTGACGTTACCGACAGAATAAGCACCGGCTAACTCTGTGCCAGCAGCCGCGGTAATACAGAGGGTGCAAGCGTTAATCGGAATTACTGGGCGTAAAGCGCGCGTAGGTGGTTCGTTAAGTTGGATGTGAAAGCCCCGGGCTCAACCTGGGAACTGCATCCAAAACTGGCGAGCTAGAGTATGGTAGAGGGTGGTGGAATTTCCTGTGTAGCGGTGAAATGCGTAGATATAGGAAGGAACACCAGTGGCGAAGGCGACCACCTGGACTGATACTGACACTGAGGTGCGAAAGCGTGGGGAGCAAACAGGATTAGATACCCTGGTAGTCCACGCCGTAAACGATGTCAACTAGCCGTTGGAATCCTTGAGATTTTAGTGGCGCAGCTAACGCATTAAGTTGACCGCCTGGGGAGTACGGCCGCAAGGTTAAAACTCAAATGAATTGACGGGGGCCCGCACAAGCGGTGGAGCATGTGGTTTAATTCGAAGCAACGCGAAGAACCTTACCAGGCCTTGACATGCAGAGAACTTTCCAGAGATGGATTGGTGCCTTCGGGAACTCTGACACAGGTGCTGCATGGCTGTCGTCAGCTCGTGTCGTGAGATGTTGGGTTAAGTCCCGTAACGAGCGCAACCCTTGTCCTTAGTTACCAGCACGTTATGGTGGGCACTCTAAGGAGACTGCCGGTGACAAACCGGAGGAAGGTGGGGATGACGTCAAGTCATCATGGCCCTTACGGCCTGGGCTACACACGTGCTACAATGGTCGGTACAGAGGGTTGCCAAGCCGCGAGGTGGAGCTAATCTCACAAAACCGATCGTAGTCCGGATCGCAGTCTGCAACTCGACTGCGTGAAGTCGGAATCGCTAGTAATCGCAAATCAGAATGTTGCGGTGAATACGTTCCCGGGCCTTGTACACACCGCCCGTCACACCATGGGAGTGGGTTGCACCAGAAGTAGCTAGTCTAACCTTCGGGGGGACGGTTACCACGGTGTGATTCATGACTGGGGTGAAGTCGTAACAAGGTAGCCGTAGGGGAACCTGCGGCTGGATCACCTCCTTAATCGACGACATCAGCCTACTGATGAGCTCCCACACGAATTGCTTGATTCAGATGTAAAGACGATCAAGACCCTATATAGGTCTGTAGCTCAGTTGGTTAGAGCGCACCCCTGATAAGGGTGAGGTCGGCAGTTCAAATCTGCCCAGACCTACCAATATGCGGGGCCATAGCTCAGCTGGGAGAGCGCCTGCCTTGCACGCAGGAGGTCAGCGGTTCGATCCCGCTTGGCTCCACCACTTTCGCAGTTGTGTCACTTGATCAGAACTTAGAAATGAGCATTCGGTAGTGAATGTTGATTTCTGACTTTTGTCAGATCGTTCTTTAAAAATTCGGATATGTGATAGAAATAGACTGATGGCCACTTTCACTGGTGGTTTATCAGGCTAAGGTAAAATTTGTGAGTTCTGCTCTTGATTGAGCGAAATGCGAATTTTCGGCGAATGTCGTCTTCACAGTATAACCAGATTGCTTGGGGTTATATGGTCAAGTGAAGAAGCGCATACGGTGGATGCCTTGGCAGTCAGAGGCGATGAAAGACGTGGTAGCCTGCGATAAGCTTTGGGGAGTCGGCAAACAGACTGTGATCCAGAGATCTCTGAATGGGGGAACCCAGCCAGCATAAGCTGGTTATCTTGTACTGAATACATAGGTGCAAGAGGCGAACCAGGGGAACTGAAACATCTAAGTACCCTGAGGAAAAGAAATCAACCGAGATTCCCTTAGTAGTGGCGAGCGAACGGGGACCAGCCCTTAAGCTGGTTTGAGATTAGTGGAACGCTCTGGAAAGTGCGGCCATAGTGGGTGATAGCCCCGTACACGAAAATCTCTTGCCAGTGAAATCGAGTAGGACGGAGCACGAGAAACTTTGTCTGAACATGGGGGGACCATCCTCCAAGGCTAAATACTACTGACTGACCGATAGTGAACCAGTACCGTGAGGGAAAGGCGAAAAGAACCCCGGAGAGGGGAGTGAAATAGAACCTGAAACCGTATGCGTACAAGCAGTGGGAGCCTACTTTGTTAGGTGACTGCGTACCTTTTGTATAATGGGTCAGCGACTTATATTCAGTGGCGAGCTTAACCGAATAGGGGAGGCGTAGCGAAAGCGAGTCTTAATAGGGCGCTTTAGTCGCTGGGTATAGACCCGAAACCGGGCGATCTATCCATGGGCAGGTTGAAGGTTAGGTAACACTGACTGGAGGACCGAACCGACTACCGTTGAAAAGTTAGCGGATGACCTGTGGATCGGAGTGAAAGGCTAATCAAGCTCGGAGATAGCTGGTTCTCCTCGAAAGCTATTTAGGTAGCGCCTCATGTATCACTGTAGGGGGTAGAGCACTGTTTCGGCTAGGGGGTCATCCCGACTTACCAAACCGATGCAAACTCCGAATACCTACAAGTGCCGAGCATGGGAGACACACGGCGGGTGCTAACGTCCGTCGTGAAAAGGGAAACAACCCAGACCGTCAGCTAAGGTCCCAAAGTCATGGTTAAGTGGGAAACGATGTGGGAAGGCTTAGACAGCTAGGAGGTTGGCTTAGAAGCAGCCACCCTTTAAAGAAAGCGTAATAGCTCACTAGTCGAGTCGGCCTGCGCGGAAGATGTAACGGGGCTCAAACCATGCACCGAAGCTACGGGTATCACCTTTGGTGATGCGGTAGAGGAGCGTTCTGTAAGCCTGTGAAGGTGAGTTGAGAAGCTTGCTGGAGGTATCAGAAGTGCGAATGCTGACATGAGTAACGACAATGCGAGTGAAAAACTCGCACGCCGAAAGACCAAGGTTTCCTGCGCAACGTTAATCGACGCAGGGTTAGTCGGTCCCTAAGGCGAGGCTGAAAAGCGTAGTCGATGGAAAACAGGTTAATATTCCTGTACTTCCAGTTATTGCGATGGAGGGACGGAGAAGGCTAGGCCAGCTTGGCGTTGGTTGTCCAAGTTTAAGGTGGTAGGCTGAGATCTTAGGCAAATCCGGGATCTCAAGGCCGAGAGCTGATGACGAGTGCTCTTTAGAGCGCGAAGTGGTTGATGCCATGCTTCCAAGAAAAGCTCCTAAGCTTCAGATAACTGGGAACCGTACCCCAAACCGACACAGGTGGTTAGGTAGAGAATACCAAGGCGCTTGAGAGAACTCGGGTGAAGGAACTAGGCAAAATGGCACCGTAACTTCGGGAGAAGGTGCGCCGGTGAGGGTGAAGCACTTGCTGCGTAAGCCCACGCCGGTCGAAGATACCAGGCCGCTGCGACTGTTTATTAAAAACACAGCACTCTGCAAACACGAAAGTGGACGTATAGGGTGTGACGCCTGCCCGGTGCCGGAAGGTTAATTGATGGGGTTAGCGCAAGCGAAGCTCTTGATCGAAGCCCCGGTAAACGGCGGCCGTAACTATAACGGTCCTAAGGTAGCGAAATTCCTTGTCGGGTAAGTTCCGACCTGCACGAATGGCGTAACGATGGCGGCGCTGTCTCCACCCGAGACTCAGTGAAATTGAAATCGCTGTGAAGATGCAGTGTATCCGCGGCTAGACGGAAAGACCCCGTGAACCTTTACTATAGCTTTGCACTGGACTTTGAGCTTGCTTGTGTAGGATAGGTGGGAGGCTTTGAAGTGGGGACGCCAGTTCTCATGGAGCCATCCTTGAAATACCACCCTGGCAACCTTGAGGTTCTAACTCAGGTCCGTTATCCGGATCGAGGACAGTGTATGGTGGGTAGTTTGACTGGGGCGGTCTCCTCCCAAAGAGTAACGGAGGAGTACGAAGGTGCGCTCAGACCGGTCGGAAATCGGTCGTAGAGTATAAAGGCAAAAGCGCGCTTGACTGCGAGACAAACACGTCGAGCAGGTACGAAAGTAGGTCTTAGTGATCCGGTGGTTCTGTATGGAAGGGCCATCGCTCAACGGATAAAAGGTACTCCGGGGATAACAGGCTGATACCGCCCAAGAGTTCATATCGACGGCGGTGTTTGGCACCCTCGATGTCGGCTCATCACATCCTGGGGCTGAAGCCGGTCCCAAGGGTATGGCTGTTCGCCATTTAAAGTGGTACGCGAGCTGGGTTTAGAACGTCGTGAGACAGTTCGGTCCCTATCTGCCGTGGACGTTTGAGATTTGAGAGGGGCTGCTCCTAGTACGAGAGGACCGGAGTGGACGAACCTCTGGTGTTCCGGTTGTCACGCCAGTGGCATTGCCGGGTAGCTATGTTCGGAAGAGATAACCGCTGAAAGCATCTAAGCGGGAAACTTGCCTCAAGATGAGATCTCACTGGAGCCTTGAGCTCCCTGAAGGGCCGTCGAAGACTACGACGTTGATAGGTTGGGTGTGTAAGCGCTGTGAGGCGTTGAGCTAACCAATACTAATTGCCCGTGAGGCTTGACCATATAACACCCAAGCAATCTGCACATGAACGCAGATTGTGGTGGTGAAGACGAAAGAACCGAAAGTTCGCAACATCACAAATCACATATCCGAATTCGCTGGAGTATCCATCTGGATCTTCTGGCAACAGAATTTCTTGACGACCATAGAGCATTGGAACCACCTGATCCCATCCCGAACTCAGCAGTGAAACGATGCATCGCCGATGGTAGTGTGGGGTTTCCCCATGTGAGAGTAGGTCATCGTCAAGATTCATTTCGCAAAACCCCTATCTGCGCATGCAGGTAGGGGTTTTGTCTTTGTGCCTAAGAAACACGCGCCCTCTGTAGGAGCCGGCCTTGCCGGCGAACACCGACACCGCCGGTGCCAGCCACCACAGCGCCCCCCGTGATATGGTTTCCCACCAGTACCACCGCCCTATCAGAGAGCCCCAATGGCCATGACCACCTCACTTCACCCAGGCTTCATGATCGTCCAGGGCAACCGCCTGGATGACTTGCGCAACCTGGTGGTGAGCGTCATGCGTCGTTACCCCCTGGCGCCCCTGGAAAACGAAATCGCCCTGGTGCAGAGCAACGGCATCGCCCAGTGGTTGAAGCTGGCCTTGGCCGAAGACTCACTGGACGACGACCAGGGCGGCTGCGGCATCGCCGCGGCCATCGATGTACAGTTGCCCGGCAGCTTCATGTGGCAGCTGTACCGCCGTGTACTGGGGCGCGACGAAATCCCCGAGGTCTCGCTGCTGGACAAGGCGCCCCTGACCTGGCGCCTGATGCGGCTGCTTCCGGAAGTGATCGAGCGACCGCACTTCGAACCCCTGCGCCGATTCCTCACCGATGACAGTGACCTGCGCAAGCGCTACCAGCTGGCTGAGCGGCTGGCCGACCTGTTCGACCAGTACCAGGTCTACCGTGCCGACTGGCTCAAGGACTGGGCATCCGGCGCCCATGTGCTAAACACTGCACGGGGTGAGCGCAAGCCCTTGGCGGCGGGTAACCGCTGGCAGGCCGAACTGTGGCGCATCCTTCTGGAGGATGTCGGTGAGGAGGGCATGGCCCAGAGTCGTGCCGGGGTGCACCAGCGTTTCATCGAACGCATCAACAGCCTGGAGCAGACGCCCGCTGGTCTGCCGGCTCGGCTGATCGTGTTCGGTATCTCGTCGCTGCCCGCGCAGATTCTCGAGGCGCTGGCGGGCCTTGCCCGTTTCAGTCAGGTGCTTTTGTGCGTACACAACCCTTGCCGTCACCACTGGGGCGATATTGTTGCCGACAAGGATCTGCTGCGTCACCAGTACAAGCGCCAGCAACGCAAGCAAGGTATGCCCATGCAGTTGGACGACGAGCTCCTGCACCAGCACGCCCACCCGCTGCTCGCCGCCTGGGGCAAACAGGGCCGTGATTACATCAACCTGCTCGACAGCTACGACGACCCGGGCAGCTACCAGACCGTCTTCAGTGACGGCCGTATCGACCTGTTCAGTGAAGGTGATCCACAGACACTGCTCAACCAGCTCCAGGATGACATCCTCGAACTGCGCCCACTGGCGGAAACCCGCGAGCAGTGGCCTGCGGTCGATCCGACCAAGGACCGCTCCGTGCGCTTTCATGTAGCCCACAGCCCACAGCGCGAAGTCGAGATCCTGCATGACCAGTTGCTGGCACGCTTCAGTGCCGACCCCACGCTGCGGCCCCGGGACATCATCGTCATGCTGCCGGCGATCGACACCTATGCCCCGCACATTCGCGCGGTGTTCGGCCAACTCGAACGCCATGATCCTCGCTACATCCCGTTCACCCTGACCGACCAGGGCCAACGCGGCCGCGACCCGCTGCTGATCGCCCTGGAACACTTGCTGAAACTGCCCGACAGCCGTTTCGCGGTCAGCGAAGTGCTCGACCTGCTCGATGTTCCTGCGGTGCGGGCCCGCTTCGCCATCCAGGAGAGCGACCTGCCTACCCTGCATCGCTGGATCGAGGGCTCCGGTATCCGCTGGGGCCTGAGTGCCGAGCAACGCGCCAGCCTGGGTTTGCCCGAAGGGCTGGAGCAGAACAGCTGGCGGTTCGGTTTGCGGCGCATGTTGCTGGGCTATGCCGTGGGCGTAGGTGAGGGCTGCGACGGTATCGAGCCGTACGATGAGATCGGCGGGCTCGATGCGGCTCTGATTGGCCCACTGGTGGCCTTGCTCGATGCCCTGGACATCGCCTGTCAGGCGCTTTCGCAACCGGCCACGGCGACACAGTGGGGCGAGCGGCTGCATGCCTTGCTGCAGATCTTCTTCCTGGCCGAGGACGAACACGACGAGTTGCTGCTGGTGCAGCTACAGGACCTGCGCGACACCTGGCTGGAAACCTGTGACGCGGTCGGCCTGCAGGATCTGTTGCCGCTGACCGTGGTCCGCGAAGCCTGGTTGTCGGGTCTGGACCAGGGCAAGCTATCCCAGCGTTTCCTCGCCGGCTCGGTGAATTTCTGCACCCTGATGCCCATGCGCGCCATCCCGTTCCGCGTGGTTTGCTTGCTGGGCATGAACGATGGTGACTATCCGCGTGCCCAGCCGCCACTCGATTTCGACCTCATGGCCAGCGACTACCGCCCAGGCGACCGCTCACGCCGGGAGGACGACCGCTACCTGCTGCTCGAGGCGCTGCTGTCGGCCCGTGACCAGCTCTACGTGAGCTGGGTCGGGCGCAGTATCCGCGACAACAGCGAGCGCCCCGCCTCGGTGCTGGTGGGGCAACTGCGCGATCACCTGGCTGCGGGCTGGCAGCTGGCAGGCGCCCGGTTGGGGCAACGCGAAGACCCTGGCCAACAGTTGTTGCATGCCCTGACCCAGGAGCACCCGCTGCAGCCGTTCAGCCTGCGCTACTTCCAGAAAGGCAGCCCGCTGTTCAGCTTCGCCCATGAGTGGCGGGTACTCCACCAGCAGGATGCGCAGAACGGCGAGCAGCCCCCTGCGCTGCCGGCGTACAGCAGCGAAGAACCATTGAACCTGGTGCAGTTGCAGGACTTCCTGCGCCACCCGGTACGGCACTTCTTCAGCCAGCGCCTCAAGGTCTTCTTCGAGGCGCTGGAAGCACCCACCCCGGATGAAGAACCCTTCGTCCTCGATGCCCTGCAACGCTATGGCTTGAGCGAAAGCCTGCTGGGAGCGGCGCTGGCCGATCCGGACAACGCCGAGCGCGCGCTGCAAGCCCAGGCCCGGCGCTTGCAGGCCTGTGGCATGTTGCCCCTGGCCGGTTTCGGCGAAGCGTTGCAGGCCGAGTTGATCCAGCCCCTGCCGGATTTGCTGCAACGCCACCGCCAGTTGCTGCAACGCTGGCCGATGTCGGTAGAGGGCGCTTTGCCGATTCACTTCGAACAAGGCGCGCATCGCCTGGAAGGTTGGCTGGGGCGCGTGTACCAGGCCGACGACCAGAGCCTGCTGAGCATCGCGACAGTACCCAATACCCTCGGTGCCGGGCGCAACAGCCTGAAATGGCATCGACTGATCCCGGCCTGGGTCATGCACCTGGCTGCGTGCGCTTCGGGCTACCCCTTGCACAGCGCCCTGGTGGCCAGCGACCTGACCTTGCTGCTCGCCCCATTACCACAGGGTGAGGCTGCCGAGCGCCTGGGCGAGCTGCTTTTGGCCCGCCAGGCCGGCATGAACGCCCCGCTGCCGGTGGCGGCCAAGACCGCGTTCGCCTGGCTGGCCCAGGAAGATCCGGACAAGGCCCTGGCCGCCGCCGCCCGCGCCTATGAAGGCGACGGGCAGATCAGCTACGGCGAGCGCAGCGAGAGCCTGGCCCTGGCCCGTCAATATCGGGACTTCGCCGCCCTCGCCCTGGACGAAACCTTCGAGGGTTGGTGCGAAGCGCTGTACCGCCCCCTGTTCGCAGCACCCTGGCAGACCCTGGGTAATCCGGAGAGTGCCCAATGAGCCAAGCCCGCCCCCTGGCGTTGCGTTTCCCGCTGCATGGCAGCCAGCTGATCGAAGCCAGCGCCGGTACCGGCAAGACCTTCACCATCTCGGCGTTGTACCTGCGGCTGATCCTGGGGCACGGCGGCGAGCAGGGTTTTGCCCGCGAACTGCTGCCTCCGCAGATC
This genomic stretch from Pseudomonas entomophila L48 harbors:
- a CDS encoding CoA-acylating methylmalonate-semialdehyde dehydrogenase; amino-acid sequence: MSIVQHLIHGELVTKGERTADVFNPSTGQAVRKVELASRATVQQAIDSAKAAFPAWRNTPPAKRAQVMFRFKQLLEQNEAKISQMISEEHGKTLEDAAGELKRGIENVEFACAAPEVLKGEYSRNVGPNIDAWSDFQPLGVVAGITPFNFPAMVPLWMYPLAIACGNAFILKPSERDPSSTLFIAQLLLEAGLPKGILNVVHGDKEAVDALIEAPEVKALSFVGSTPIAEYIYAEGTKRGKRVQALGGAKNHAVLMPDADLDNAVSALMGAAYGSCGERCMAISVAVCVGDQVADALIAKLEPQINALKIGAGTSCGLDMGPLVTAAARDKVVGYIDDGVAAGAKLVVDGRGYRVAGNEDGYFVGGTLFDNVTPEMRIYKEEIFGPVLCVVRVNSLEQAMQLINEHEYGNGTCIFTRDGEAARLFCDEIEVGMVGVNVPLPVPVAYHSFGGWKRSLFGDLHAYGPDGVRFYTRRKAITQRWPQRASHEASQFAFPSL
- the recC gene encoding exodeoxyribonuclease V subunit gamma → MAMTTSLHPGFMIVQGNRLDDLRNLVVSVMRRYPLAPLENEIALVQSNGIAQWLKLALAEDSLDDDQGGCGIAAAIDVQLPGSFMWQLYRRVLGRDEIPEVSLLDKAPLTWRLMRLLPEVIERPHFEPLRRFLTDDSDLRKRYQLAERLADLFDQYQVYRADWLKDWASGAHVLNTARGERKPLAAGNRWQAELWRILLEDVGEEGMAQSRAGVHQRFIERINSLEQTPAGLPARLIVFGISSLPAQILEALAGLARFSQVLLCVHNPCRHHWGDIVADKDLLRHQYKRQQRKQGMPMQLDDELLHQHAHPLLAAWGKQGRDYINLLDSYDDPGSYQTVFSDGRIDLFSEGDPQTLLNQLQDDILELRPLAETREQWPAVDPTKDRSVRFHVAHSPQREVEILHDQLLARFSADPTLRPRDIIVMLPAIDTYAPHIRAVFGQLERHDPRYIPFTLTDQGQRGRDPLLIALEHLLKLPDSRFAVSEVLDLLDVPAVRARFAIQESDLPTLHRWIEGSGIRWGLSAEQRASLGLPEGLEQNSWRFGLRRMLLGYAVGVGEGCDGIEPYDEIGGLDAALIGPLVALLDALDIACQALSQPATATQWGERLHALLQIFFLAEDEHDELLLVQLQDLRDTWLETCDAVGLQDLLPLTVVREAWLSGLDQGKLSQRFLAGSVNFCTLMPMRAIPFRVVCLLGMNDGDYPRAQPPLDFDLMASDYRPGDRSRREDDRYLLLEALLSARDQLYVSWVGRSIRDNSERPASVLVGQLRDHLAAGWQLAGARLGQREDPGQQLLHALTQEHPLQPFSLRYFQKGSPLFSFAHEWRVLHQQDAQNGEQPPALPAYSSEEPLNLVQLQDFLRHPVRHFFSQRLKVFFEALEAPTPDEEPFVLDALQRYGLSESLLGAALADPDNAERALQAQARRLQACGMLPLAGFGEALQAELIQPLPDLLQRHRQLLQRWPMSVEGALPIHFEQGAHRLEGWLGRVYQADDQSLLSIATVPNTLGAGRNSLKWHRLIPAWVMHLAACASGYPLHSALVASDLTLLLAPLPQGEAAERLGELLLARQAGMNAPLPVAAKTAFAWLAQEDPDKALAAAARAYEGDGQISYGERSESLALARQYRDFAALALDETFEGWCEALYRPLFAAPWQTLGNPESAQ